In one Oncorhynchus nerka isolate Pitt River linkage group LG7, Oner_Uvic_2.0, whole genome shotgun sequence genomic region, the following are encoded:
- the LOC135572668 gene encoding uncharacterized protein LOC135572668 translates to MLPVMSGEDLPCKRPTSPQSSLSQPIADSLSTDGGIVRSWCNSGSCCCRPVAIPQSPPHNLSNQSPPHNLSNQSPPHNLSNQSPPHNLSNQSPPHNLSNQSPPHNLSDQSPPHNLSDQSPPHNLSDQSPPHNLSDQSPPHNLSNQSPPHNLSNQSPPHNLSNQSPPHNLSNQSPPHNLSNQSPPHNLSDQSPPHNLSNQSPPHNLSNQSPPHNLSDQSPPHNLSDQSPPHNLSNQSPPHNLSIRSPPHNLSNQSPPHNLSNQSPPHNLSNQSPPHNLSNQSPPHNLSNQSPPHNLSNQSPPHNLSNQSPPHNLSNQSPPHNLSNQSPPHNLSNQSPPHNLSNQSPPHNLSSQSSPHNLSNQSPPHNLSDQSPPHNLSDQSPPHNLSNQSPPHNLSNQSPPHNLSNQSPPHNLSDQSPPHNLSNQSPPHILSNQSPPHNLSNQSPPHNLSNQSPPHNLSNQSPPHNLSNQSPPHNLSNQSPPHNLSNQSPPTTSPVRALHTTCPIRALHTTSPIRAPHNLSNQSPPQPVQRGPPHNLSNQSPPHNLSNQSPPHNLSNQSPPHNLSNQSPPHNLSDQSCEKDSLMSRFCLV, encoded by the exons atgttgccggtgatgtctggtgaggacctgccttgcaagaggcctacaagccctcagtccagcctctctcagcctattgcagacagtctgagcactgatggagggattgtgcgttcctggtgtaactcgggcagttgttgttgccgtcCTGTAGCTATCCCGCAG AGCCCTCCACACAACCTGTCCAATCAGAGCCCTCCACACAACCTGTCCAATCAGAGCCCTCCACACAACCTGTCCAATCAGAGCCCTCCACACAACCTGTCCAATCAGAGCCCTCCACACAACCTGTCCAATCAGAGCCCTCCACACAACCTCTCCGATCAGAGCCCTCCACACAACCTCTCCGATCAGAGCCCTCCACACAACCTCTCCGATCAGAGCCCTCCACACAACCTCTCCGATCAGAGCCCTCCACACAACCTGTCCAATCAGAGCCCTCCACACAACCTGTCCAATCAGAGCCCTCCACACAACCTGTCCAATCAGAGCCCTCCACACAACCTGTCCAATCAGAGCCCTCCACACAACCTGTCCAATCAGAGCCCTCCACACAACCTCTCCGATCAGAGCCCTCCACACAACCTGTCCAATCAGAGCCCTCCACACAACCTGTCCAATCAGAGCCCTCCACACAACCTGTCCGATCAGAGCCCTCCACACAACCTCTCCGATCAGAGCCCTCCACACAACCTGTCCAATCAGAGCCCTCCACACAACCTGTCAATCAGA AGCCCTCCACACAACCTGTCCAATCAGAGCCCTCCACACAACCTCTCCAATCAGAGCCCTCCACACAACCTGTCCAATCAGAGCCCTCCACACAACCTCTCCAATCAGAGCCCTCCACACAACCTGTCCAATCAGAGCCCTCCACACAACCTGTCCAATCAGAGCCCTCCACACAACCTGTCCAATCAGAGCCCTCCACACAACCTGTCCAATCAGAGCCCTCCACACAACCTCTCCAATCAGAGCCCTCCACACAACCTCTCCAATCAGAGCCCTCCACACAACCTCTCCAATCAGAGCCCTCCACACAACCTCTCCAGTCAGAGCTCTCCACACAACCTGTCCAATCAGAGCCCTCCACACAACCTCTCCGATCAGAGCCCTCCACACAACCTCTCCGATCAGAGCCCTCCACACAACCTGTCCAATCAGAGCCCTCCACACAACCTGTCCAATCAGAGCCCTCCACACAACCTGTCCAATCAGAGCCCTCCACACAACCTCTCCGATCAGAGCCCTCCACACAACCTGTCCAATCAGAGCCCTCCACACATCCTCTCCAATCAGAGCCCTCCACACAACCTCTCCAATCAGAGCCCTCCACACAACCTCTCCAATCAGAGCCCTCCACACAACCTCTCCAATCAGAGCCCTCCACACAACCTCTCCAATCAGAGCCCTCCACACAACCTCTCCAATCAGAGCCCTCCACACAACCTCTCCAATCAGAGCCCTCCCACAACCTCTCCAGTCAGAGCCCTCCACACAACCTGTCCAATCAGAGCCCTCCACACAACCTCTCCAATCAGAGCCCCACACAACCTGTCCAATCAGAGCCCTCCACAACCTGTCCAAAGAGGCCCTCCACACAACCTGTCCAATCAGAGCCCTCCACACAACCTGTCCAATCAGAGCCCTCCACACAACCTGTCCAATCAGAGCCCTCCACACAACCTGTCCAATCAGAGCCCTCCACACAACCTCTCCGATCAGTCTTGCGAGAAAGACAGCTTGATGAGTAGGTTCTGTCTCGTATGA